The Sulfuricystis thermophila genome segment TGTTCTGGCAGGTCGGCTTGAAGCGCTCGAAGGCGGGCGGATAGCGCTTGTAATAGGCCGGGCCGTGGTTGCCCATCTGATGCAGCACGATCAGGATGTCGCCTGCCGGATGGCTGTCGATGTAGGCCTGCAGCGGCACGAGCATGCCTTCGTCGCGACATTCGACATCGCAGACAGTATTCACCGCGGGCGACTTGAAGTCCTGGTAGGGAACGCGCAGCGCGACCCCCTTCGAGTCGGAATTGTTGTCGAGCCAGAGCACGGCAACGCCAGCGCGCTGCACGACATCGAGCAGGCTTTCCTGGCCTTCCGCCTTGCCGTTGCTGCCATTGACCGAAAACATGCAGGGCACGGACACTGCCGTCGAAGTGCCGCAGGCATGGAAGTCTCCGAAACTGACGACCCCGGGCTCCTGCTTCAGCAGTGGATTGGTCTCGCGTGCGTAGCCGTTGAGCGAGAAGTGATCCGCCCGTGCGGTCTCACCCACGACCAGGATCACCAGTTCGCGGTGCGGATCGGCACGTGGGATACGCGCATCGAGGCCGATCGGCTGAATGGTCTTGTCCGCCGGCGAGGCGAAACGGCCACGCGCATACTTGACGACCGAATAGAGCGGAAAGGCCGGGTTCGCATACGAGCGCAGCGGCTTGTGTTCGCGCACGAACGAGGCATAGAAGCCACCGAACAGCAGCACCGGCACGACGATCGCCAACAGCATCACACCGAGCAGCTTGAGCCGTGCCACGAGTTCGACACGCCAGCCGCGCCAGACGAGGCGTACTCGGCCGACCAGCCAGGCCGGCACGATGCCGAGTCCGACGAAATAAGCGAGCAGGCGGAAATTGAAGAGATCGCGTGCCTCGGCCGGATTCGTCTGTACGACGTTCTGCAGCATCTCGTCGTTGATGACGACACCGTAACTGTCCATGAAATAAGCCGTCAGTGCCGAGATGAGCAGCAGGACGATCAGCAC includes the following:
- a CDS encoding phosphoethanolamine transferase, translating into MSARGLTGNALLLLVTGWVIGVDNFSFFGNVLKTYGTAPAMLPALMSLVLAFAAVSVLLVAPFAFGRATKPVLIVLLLISALTAYFMDSYGVVINDEMLQNVVQTNPAEARDLFNFRLLAYFVGLGIVPAWLVGRVRLVWRGWRVELVARLKLLGVMLLAIVVPVLLFGGFYASFVREHKPLRSYANPAFPLYSVVKYARGRFASPADKTIQPIGLDARIPRADPHRELVILVVGETARADHFSLNGYARETNPLLKQEPGVVSFGDFHACGTSTAVSVPCMFSVNGSNGKAEGQESLLDVVQRAGVAVLWLDNNSDSKGVALRVPYQDFKSPAVNTVCDVECRDEGMLVPLQAYIDSHPAGDILIVLHQMGNHGPAYYKRYPPAFERFKPTCQNNDLSQCTAEEIINAYDNALLYTDYFLAKTIELLKRNSDRFETALFYVSDHGESLGEGGTWLHGLPRAIAPKAQLHVPALMWFGGRHHEVDVAALRAKHNQPYSHDHLFHTVLGFFEIETAIYRPELDILTGARKGDW